The Halorussus halophilus genome contains the following window.
AGAGAGCGACTCGTGAACGCCAATCGAATCTATTGTCTCCTTCAACGCAGAGACTACCAGACCGAGGTCCTGTTGGAGGTCGTATTCGAGGTACTTTCCTCCGGCACGACCCTTGTTCTGCTCGGTCACAGATAGAATCCCGAGCATACCGAGTTCGTCAAGATGGTCGCGGAGCCAGCGACCGGTGTGCTTCTCGTGGCCAGCGAGTGAGCAGATGTACTGGTACCGAGGGTAAATTTCTCGTGACCGAACCGGCGTTTCGTCCTCAGCAGTGAGCGTTGCGAGAGCATACAAAATGTATCGCTCGTGGTCGTTCAAATCCGAGATACCCTCCTCGATTTCTTTTCTTTCGACACGTGCCAGTGCTTCCTCTACGTGTACCTCTTGAACGACTTCCTCGTCATCTCCACGAGCAATATCCCCTGCAGTCAGTAGTAGGTCAAGTGCATGCCGAGCATCACCTGATGCCTGTGCCCCCAACGCGGCGCATTTTGGAATCACATCTTCAGTAAGACCATCGTCTTTGAACGCGACACTGGCACGCTGTCTGAGAACTTCACGAAGTTCGTTCGCATTATAGTGAGGGAACGAAATCGTGCGTTCGCAGAGCGAGGACCGGACCTTTGGAGAAAGGCGTTCACGGAATGTAAGATCATTACTAATTCCGATGACGCCGACGCGAGCGTCTTTGAGATTCCCGTTCTCACGGGCACGGGAGAGTTGGTAGAGGACGCTATCTTCGCCCTTATGGATATGATCAACCTCGTC
Protein-coding sequences here:
- a CDS encoding Cdc6/Cdc18 family protein, with the protein product MSSHSFERSITPFENREALLDDYTPDRFVGRDEEIDEYHEALEPVIYGEQPNNVFLYGKAGVGKTAATRYLLRNLEEDAEQYPDLSLTTAYINCDGFETSYRVGIALLNALRLSENHISESGYSKSEIYTKLWRELDDRGGIVLLVLDEVDHIHKGEDSVLYQLSRARENGNLKDARVGVIGISNDLTFRERLSPKVRSSLCERTISFPHYNANELREVLRQRASVAFKDDGLTEDVIPKCAALGAQASGDARHALDLLLTAGDIARGDDEEVVQEVHVEEALARVERKEIEEGISDLNDHERYILYALATLTAEDETPVRSREIYPRYQYICSLAGHEKHTGRWLRDHLDELGMLGILSVTEQNKGRAGGKYLEYDLQQDLGLVVSALKETIDSIGVHESLSDYYADE